The following is a genomic window from Prunus persica cultivar Lovell chromosome G7, Prunus_persica_NCBIv2, whole genome shotgun sequence.
TAAATCCTGTCCATTAATAAATCacgaaacaaaaaattaaaaacaaccaaaaaaataaaataataataataaaaactgcaacccagttaaaaaataaaaataaaataaaaaactcacCTCTGGTGGCGAGAGCTGATAAAAGTTTGACGCCATGACCTTGGGCCCAAAGCGAAAGGAGGTTGCAGGATTTTTGGGTCCATTGTCATATCTATATTGAGTGTCCATATAGTCCAATCTTTTGTTAATCTGTACATTTTTCGAGCATATCGTTCGTTAATTACTCGCCAGGAGTCACAGAAAGAATTGAACAACAATGGATATGGTGCTGcgacttgagagagagaagaatatTATTCATCATATTTATTGTAGGTGTGTGCTTGTGAATTCATTACCTCTGCAAATATAGTTGAATAACTCAAACCAAGACCAGACATGAAAGCCGTGGCATAAACCCCAGCAACAATTTTCTCAGGGAACCTCTCCATGAAAATAGATATAACAGCCCCAGTGATGCTGTGAGCCACAAGAATGACCCTCTCCGTTGGTGGCAAAGACACCATGAGCTTCGTCAACGGCTCAACATATTGCGACATCGAATGGAGTTGTTCCACCTGAATTGGGTTTATCCCAGATGCTCCCAAGTCTAGGGCTGTGACATTATGGCCTGAATGTTTCAACAAAGTTGCCACCTTATACCAAGACCATGCTCCGTGACCAGCTCCATGAATCAACACAAAATGCTTCTTCCCACTCCGGTTGGGTGGGGATGGCGATGAAGAACAGACCCTAGCCAAGAAAAAtaccaataaaagaaaaaatagaatagAATTCTTCTCTTTGTCTTTGATGTGCTCTATTTTCCTTATCATTAACATCTTCTCCTTCCTTTGGTTTGCATTTGCTCTCGTCTCTTACTTGTATATAAATTATTCTTATTCGCTAATTGGTCCCCTCATACAATTTGGCATTTGAAAACGACTAGAGAGCCGTGTCTGCAACAATAGGGTTCAGAAGATTTGATCTTTCATTCCAAGTGCTAGCAAAGTCCTAATTTCTAACTACATTTTGGTCAAGGAGCAAACCGTAGCACTAGCCAGTGGCAGTGCCGTGAGAAATTGGCACTCCAGcacccttttttctttgggaaGACAAAACAAGCAAGGCGGCCGGCAAAACAGAGAACAGAGGAAGAAAATAGTCTCTTTTCTTCTGTATAGCCACAATTTCTTGCCTTCATCAGAACTCCTTTCAAATACGGAGGGCGGCGGCTGCAAAATTCGTGACTTtagtataataaaatttactcTCAATAGCTTccaaaatacacaaaattatttaacttTTTGAATACTAAAAGTCCTAATTGAATATCATTAGCTTTTTTGTGAAAagtcctaattgaatacctcAACACTTTAGACTCTTTAAAAATTCACATTGATAAATACACCTAAAAGCACCTCTAGCCATAGCATGGCCGTGGCAAAAGTCCCCCCAAGGCCCGATTTCCACCTTCAACGTAGAAAACCCAGCACGGACAAGGCATGGGACCTACCAGCCCAAGCAAACCCACATGCAAAAATGGACTGTGCTGTTGCCCGAAGGCTGCTGATGTCAGTGTGACATCAGCGCTGACGCACCAGCCCACATATCCCAACGGCTACAAGCCATGTGGCTTCTCTTGGAACCTCCGATAAAAAAATCATGCCCAATCCAACGGATGCCCAATTTTtggctttaaaaaaattgaaaaaaatatcaaaaaattcagatttttttttttctacaaatacgtaccaatattattcactttccacaccaaatcttcatacaaattcatctcattccaatatttttcactttccataccaaattttctactacaaaattttatttgtgttaAAATACAAATGGCCTCTTCCATCGAAGCTGGAGGGTCGTGGACAAACGTTCAAAGAGGTCAAAATCTCGGTGacgaggtaaaaaaaaattttgtgctgttttattcaatttaatgtcattttttaaatatatatttcttgcatttccaatttcattttaaaaaaaaatagattattgaaggcaaaacaaaaaagaggaaaaccatTACACATGGCTTCTCAAGTGAACAATGCATGCAGTTGGTTCCAGTGGTGCGTTTCATGTCGAAAATAATGGCACTATTACGTCATCCAAAGGAATATACTCCCTTACGTCATAATCACGTGGAATCGCCTCTGCCAATGATTGAGTCGTCCTTGTACTCGATTGTGTCAAACTATGAGGgagtatttcaattgtatgatgaaTGAGTAggtatttcaattgtatgatgagtgagaTATGggttttataataaatatggacacgtggcaaccgaaaatcttattcaaaaatttaatttgaaaatgtTATCTAAATTTTTAGgtgagaattttataataaatattgacacgtgacaaccaaaaatcttatctgaaaaacttatcaaaattaatgatttaagtataaaaaatagaatataaattaaagtgaatagtaattgccattGCCCTTGCCTTTTGGGGTAAAATCAAAAAAGGCAAGGCTGcaactattcacatgaatagtgacaaaccttgccttgcccttgccctttgaGGTGGAAGTTCTCTAAGTGGTTATGGGTTCAATTCTCCATAGTACCCATGTGTGAGTTTTCTAGGGGTGAGCATCGGTTTGAAACCAATGATTTTTtaccaatccaatccaaaaaCTTCATAATCTTTCATTACATATAATACAAAATTCAATATGATCAAAGATATgacattaatatattaatgtaaaatataataatatatttaatatgttaacgttttatttttttgaaagtaaaattaatatattagtGAGAAACAAGATGAAGGTGTAGATATTATACAATATGAATGTATATTAATGTGTATATTGGAATGGTTCGGTTTAGGttggattttcaattttcaatcagCCATCCGAATCGATCCAATTGGATTTCTATTTTTCTGATCCAATCTAATCTGCCAATATTGTAGAAACCAATGAAAACGTAACAGATTTGACGCGACATGTATGTGGAGCCTACATGTCCATTAATAACATGCCAAGTggatttgaataaaaaaatgttgttttgaaaattttctcacttttaaaaaaaaagattttaaatgttaaactattttttttttttaaacatttctTCATTTAGATCCACTTGACATTTTGTCATTGGCTATGTGTGCACCACATATGTGTCATGTCAACAATTTAACAAAATCTTACAGTGGGATCAAATTGATGTGTGAGGTATATAAGGACCAATAATGtctgaaaaaatataaaggacCAAAGGCGATAATTTCGCAAACctcagggaccatttgtgagaAAACTCAAAATATTTAAAGCATTGTTTAATCCATGTGGCATCCACGTCAACAATCTAACGGAAATGTTAACGAAATATGATGACGGGACCAAATTGATGTGTGAGGTGTAACATAAAGGACCAATAATGTCACCAAAAAACATAAAGGACCAGGTGATAATTTTGCAAATCTCagagaccatttgtgataaaaagcctttCAAATATGTTCTAGTAGACAACCAGATGAACAACATTAAAAAAGCAAATATTTCGATTTAAGCTGTGAAGAATAAAGTTTAAGACATATGAACAGATCTGACGAGTTTGGAATACTGTGATTAGTTGAGAGAGAATTCTTTGAGAAGATGAGGGAATAATTTGTGTGAGAGTTCCCAAAACTATTTCCGAACAAAAAGTGCTCAAAATCCCCCTATGCCCAAGGTCAAAATTGCAATTTtagaaatattaaattaaataaaacgaCATTTTGGGACGGAATGTCACATGTCTCCtcaaataattcccaatttcACCAGTCCATTCTCATATGCATATAAACCAATTATAATCACCAATCATCAATAAGCATATGCGAAAATTTATTTGATATCCAAACAATCTCAAGTAcatcaatcaaataatatcaaaaatatcatcatttaataatttcaaacaaTCATATAATATtcacgaaatttaattaaatcaaccTCCATAAAGATTTCCAAAAAATCCCTATATAAATTCCAAGCTATACATAAGACAAATCACCAATACCACAGTTAAATACAAGTGTCACGGTAGGTAGTTGGAGCACCTAGTCCAACAATAAAATGTTACAATTTGTATTGTAAATAGTAACTAAATGTTCATATATAACTGGTTGCAACTACATTTTTCTCTGATACAAGaagtttataaataatttttgcatTACACCATAACACGATGACGTGATGTTACACTCCACTTATATCATGCCATCTACATTAATTACACCACGTAACAATGTTTTAGTaccatataaaataatttctcGAAATTGAGGAATCTAACAGTCATATGGCTTAATACTTTTTTCATTAGAAAATGGAAACAAGATTTACATGTCACGTCGAGAAGTTAAATCCATGGTGGACCTTCTTTAGcgcttctgttttttttatttattgcaatttAAAACTTCAACCAAACTATTTAAATTCATGATAAATTTGACATCAAGTTGCTCAGCGTCAAAGTTGACGCTAGAAAAAAGTGATGGCAAATGGTTATTTGTAATACCTTCTTTAATGACGGTGTGTAATAGTACTAACATATCCTAAATCATTTCTAAGAATATTTCTCAGCAATGTTTTGGAGGTGGAAGAAGAGCTTCAATGGTCTAGAGATCATGACCAGGTGATCAGAATCGCTAATCACTTTCACTTCATCTGGTGGATTGTTCCTGATAATGTAATTCTGCACATCCAACACTATTGCCTGGTCTTGCCCAGACACAATGAATACTCTACGAACCGATCCATATTTCTCCTTGGTGAGCTTTATTACATCATAATTGAAGAGAGGAGAAAATCTTATCAAAGAGGACACTAGCGTTTTATCCTGTCCATTAATATGTCACCAAACAAAATGTCAAAAAcaacaagagaaaaaaaaaaagggaaaaagaaattaaagtagCAGCAACGTGGAAAGAAATCTGCCCATGGCCTACTTAGGCCCATTATTCTTCCTCCACCCTTCACctctttctccattttcaaagACAGATGATTTTTCCTATTTGTCttcgttttgttatgattttcgtCCAACCATCACAGACTACTGCGTCTCGACATTGGATCTGTGTAGTTTTTACCTCTCctcttttgtgagagtttttcatctcaattgtgagagttttatttgtattttt
Proteins encoded in this region:
- the LOC18769532 gene encoding salicylic acid-binding protein 2 — encoded protein: MLMIRKIEHIKDKEKNSILFFLLLVFFLARVCSSSPSPPNRSGKKHFVLIHGAGHGAWSWYKVATLLKHSGHNVTALDLGASGINPIQVEQLHSMSQYVEPLTKLMVSLPPTERVILVAHSITGAVISIFMERFPEKIVAGVYATAFMSGLGLSYSTIFAEINKRLDYMDTQYRYDNGPKNPATSFRFGPKVMASNFYQLSPPEDLTLGYSLVRFSPVFDFDQIKLTKENYGSVPRVFIVAEQDHAIVLDVQNFMIKNNPPDEVKVIKGSDHMVMLSRPVELFSDLQDIAEKYS